A window of Chryseobacterium shandongense genomic DNA:
CCAATTATAATCTTAAAAATATCAAGATTTGGAATACACTTTTTTAGTATTGCAATTGAGAAAAAAAAAGTCATCGTAATAAAAAACTACGATGACTTTTCTGAATGTATGAATGTTAAAATAACTAGTCTTAGCTTACAGTTTCCTGTGCCTTATTTACACTATCTTCTGCCTTGTTCTTAAATTCTCCGGCTTTTTCCTGAACCTGGGAAGCAACATTGTTGGCTCTGTCTTTAATATCATTTCCCCATTTGTTTAGGTTGTCCTTTGCATTATTGAATTTATCTTTTACTATTTGTTGTTGTTCAGGGCTTGAGTTTTTGTATTTCCAATATGCTAAAGCTCCTAATCCGACTAATGCCAATAAACCTTTTGTCTTATTTCCCATGATTTCTATTTTTTAAATGTTAATATTAATAATTTGTTATTACTAACCATGTAAAATACGTGCCAAAAAAAATATTAGAACTATAAAATAATGTTAAAATTATTGGAAGGTTTCAAAATTTTCACCATCAAAACTTGCAAAAACCATAGTGGGATAAGAGTCAAGATGATATATATTTCCCTTCTTATCAATCGCAATTGCTCCGGCAAAACCGTCGATTGTTTTGAGCTCATTGAAAGTTTTGTCGAAAGCTTCTTGGAGAGACATTCCGTCCGTAACTCTTGTTACGATTTTTGCTGCAGTAGCATTGCTTACGATATCTTCACCCACTCCGGTACAGCTTACGGCACAAAAAGAATTGGCATAATTTCCGGCGACAGTTGCAGAATCTGAAATCCTTCCAGGAATTTCAAATCCCTTTCCTCCGGTAGATGTTGCGACTGCTAATTTTCCGTCCTTATCAATTGCAACGCAGCCGACAGTACCCTTCCCGCCGTTGTTTAATTTTTCTTCGTATTCTGCTCTTCTTTTAGGAATTTCAGTAGAGAAATTTTCGAAACCATGAGTTTCAGCATATTTTTTAGCACCGCTTCCGCCCAGAACACGATCATCTTCTTTCATCAGCTCCTTTGCTACAAAAACAGGGTTTTTCACCTCCTGAATATTGATCACACCGCTTAGCTTTTGTGTTTCGCCATCCATAATTGCCGCACTCATTCTGATGATTCCGTCACTTTGAATCTGGGATCCTGTTCCTGCATTGTAGAGTTCATCATCTTCCAGTAGAGAAACTGCAAAAGCAGCCGTATCAAAAGCAGAATTATTCTGTAGAAAATCAAAAGCTTTTTTTACGATATTTTTCAAAGACTCCTGTTTGGCCGTTTTTACTTCATGACTCTGATCGCTTTCTGAAAAGAATCCACCGTGAATGATTACCTTCATTATACTATTATTATTTAAGAGACAAGATAGCCAAATTTTTCAAAACCGGCTATGATTCTGGGAATGCGTATCAAAATTTATGTTTAAAATAGCTTTTTATTTTTCCTGAGGAATTGGATTAAACTGGGAATTCTCTATTGTCAGTACTTTTGTAGTAAGATCATAATGATCATTCATGGACATTACATGAACGGTAAGATTATCAATGGAAATGGGTTCTCCGAGATTAATATTGGTAAGATTGGTATCCTTAATGAATCTTCCGTCAACGAGGATTACTAGTCCGGAACCTACGGCGGTCATTACATCATTATGAATAAAAAGACCTGTATCTTCCCCTAAACCTATTCCAAGAGTTCTTGGATTGTTTACTACTGCCTGGAAAAGTCTTCCGATCCTTCCTCTCTGTACAAAGTGTGTGTCGATGATCACATTATCAATCAATCCTAATCCTTGTGTGGTTTTAATTTCTCCTTTCAGCAGTGCCTCAGAACTGCTTCCTTGATAGATCATATTTTCTGAAGCTGCAGCAGCTCCGGCGGAAGTTCCTGAATAAATAAAATCCTGTTCCTGATATTTCAATAGAATAGTATCATGAAATCTTGTTCCGCCAAGAATGGATGTCAGTCTTAGTTGGTCTCCACCTGTAAACATGACAACATCCGCGGCATTTGCCCTTGCAACAATAGCATCAGAATTAGCCTCTTCACGGTTGTGAATATCTAATATATTTACATTTTTAGCGCCTAAAAATTCAAAAGCTTTTTTATATTCAGAGCCTACAATCTGTGGGATTTGTGAGGCTGTAGTAATGATTTCAATGACAGAATTTTCCTTATTCTTGGATTCGTTGATGATTTTTCTAAGAATTCCTCTCTCAAAAAAATTCAGGTTTTTTTCTATATTCTGATCAAAATCGGTTTCAGCAAAACTTCCTTTGTTTACAGCACCGCCGATTACAATTAATTTTCCTACAGGTTTCGTCATAGGATGCAAATTTAAAAAAATATTAACAGCAGAAAAAATTTCGTGGGACATAAAATTGATTTTGAGGATTTTAGAATGATTACTAAAGATTGTTTATTTTTAATAAATATTCAAATGGGGTATAGTTTTGTTTAGGGTTTTGCATTATCTTTGATTTTGAATGCAGTTATTGTTAACTATTAAAAATGCAAATAGACTATGAAAATTGAAAAAATACAGGCATTGCGCGGCCCGAATATTTGGAGTATCAGACGAAAGAAGCTGATACAGATGAGGTTGGATCTTGAAGAAATGGAAAATTTTCCTACCAATAAAATTGAAGGATTCCGGGAAAGGATAGAAAAACTGCTTCCTTCACTATTCAGTCACAGATGTTCCGAAGGGGTGGAAGGCGGTTTTTTTCACCGTGTAGAAACCGGAACATGGATGGGACACGTTATTGAGCATATCGCATTAGAAATCCAGACATTGGCAGGGATGGAAGTGGGCTTTGGAAGAACAAGGGAAACCAGAACTCCCGGAGTTTACAATGTCGTATTTAACTATATTGAAGAAAATGCAGGAATCTTTGCCGCAGAAGAATCCGTAAAAATTGCAGAAGCATTAATTAACGGTGAAGCTTATGATATCAATGCCTGTATCCAAAAACTTAAGGAAATCAGAGAGAAAGTTCGTCTAGGACCTTCTACAGGAAGTATTGTTGAAGAGGCCGTTTCAAGAAAAATTCCATGGATTCGTTTAGGAACAAACTCTTTGGTACAATTGGGTTATGGAGTAAACCAACAGAGATTCCAGGCAACGATCACCGGAAAAACAAGTTCTATTGCTGTAGATATTGCTTGCAATAAAGAACTAACTAAAAGAATGCTGCATGACGCTGCAATTCCAGTGCCTATCGGGGATCTTATTATGGATGAAGAAGGTCTGGATAGTGTCGTAAGAAAAATAGGATACCCTGTAGTTATTAAACCTCTGGACGGTAATCATGGTAAAGGTTCTTCCATTAATGTAAATGATTGGGAATCTGCTAAGATAGGACTGGAACATGCCCAGAAATATTCTAAAAAAGTTATTGTTGAAAAATATATTACCGGATACGATTTCAGGGTTTTGGTAATCAACAACAAAATGATTGCTGCTGCCAGAAGAGTTCCAGCTCATGTAGTTGGTGATGGGGAATTGAATCTTCAACAACTTATTGAGAAAGAAAATAAAGACCCAAGAAGAGGGTACGGACACGAAAATGTTTTAACTGAAATTGAGGTAGACAAAGATACTACCGAGCTTCTTGAAAAACTGAACTATACGCTCGAAACAGTTCCTCAAAAAGGTGAAGTTGTTTATCTGAAATCAACGGCAAACCTTTCCACAGGTGGTACGTCGATTGATGTTACCGATATGGTTCACCCGGAAAATATCACCATGGCTGAAAGGATATCAAAAATTATCGGACTTGATGTCTGCGGAATTGATATCATGGCTGAAAATCTTACACAGCCTTTAAAAGAAAGCGGTGGTGCAATCATCGAAGTAAATGCTGCACCTGGATTCAGGATGCATCTTGCTCCCAGCGAAGGTCTTCCGAGAAATGTTGCCGCTCCTGTAGTGGATATGCTGTATCCTCCAGGAAAACCTTTTACGATTCCGATTATCGCTGTAACTGGAACCAACGGGAAAACAACTACCACAAGACTCATTTCGCATATTGTAAAAAGTAACGGGTACAGGGTAGGTTTCACGACATCAGACGGAATTTATATCCAAAATACAATGCTTACGAAAGGGGATACTACTGGTCCGCTTTCTGCAGAGTTTATTTTAAAAGATCCTACCGTAGAGTTTGCAGTTCTTGAAACTGCACGTGGAGGAATTTTACGTTCCGGACTTGGCTTCTCTCA
This region includes:
- a CDS encoding isoaspartyl peptidase/L-asparaginase, with translation MKVIIHGGFFSESDQSHEVKTAKQESLKNIVKKAFDFLQNNSAFDTAAFAVSLLEDDELYNAGTGSQIQSDGIIRMSAAIMDGETQKLSGVINIQEVKNPVFVAKELMKEDDRVLGGSGAKKYAETHGFENFSTEIPKRRAEYEEKLNNGGKGTVGCVAIDKDGKLAVATSTGGKGFEIPGRISDSATVAGNYANSFCAVSCTGVGEDIVSNATAAKIVTRVTDGMSLQEAFDKTFNELKTIDGFAGAIAIDKKGNIYHLDSYPTMVFASFDGENFETFQ
- the cphA gene encoding cyanophycin synthetase, yielding MKIEKIQALRGPNIWSIRRKKLIQMRLDLEEMENFPTNKIEGFRERIEKLLPSLFSHRCSEGVEGGFFHRVETGTWMGHVIEHIALEIQTLAGMEVGFGRTRETRTPGVYNVVFNYIEENAGIFAAEESVKIAEALINGEAYDINACIQKLKEIREKVRLGPSTGSIVEEAVSRKIPWIRLGTNSLVQLGYGVNQQRFQATITGKTSSIAVDIACNKELTKRMLHDAAIPVPIGDLIMDEEGLDSVVRKIGYPVVIKPLDGNHGKGSSINVNDWESAKIGLEHAQKYSKKVIVEKYITGYDFRVLVINNKMIAAARRVPAHVVGDGELNLQQLIEKENKDPRRGYGHENVLTEIEVDKDTTELLEKLNYTLETVPQKGEVVYLKSTANLSTGGTSIDVTDMVHPENITMAERISKIIGLDVCGIDIMAENLTQPLKESGGAIIEVNAAPGFRMHLAPSEGLPRNVAAPVVDMLYPPGKPFTIPIIAVTGTNGKTTTTRLISHIVKSNGYRVGFTTSDGIYIQNTMLTKGDTTGPLSAEFILKDPTVEFAVLETARGGILRSGLGFSQCDIGVLTNIEEDHLGLNDIHNLKDLTRVKRVVLDSVKKNGWSILNADNEYSMKIVNDLDSRVAIFSMNENNPHIQKFAKDGRITCIYEEGFVTIKKGDWKIRIGKAKDFPITMEGKAKFMIENVLAASLACYLYGFGIEDISNSLRTFIPSAQLTPGRLNVFKFKNFKVLIDFAHNPSGYEAIEDYLKNVEATKKIGIISGVGDRRDSDIKECGKIAGRMFDHIIIRNEKHLRGRTEDEINGLIIEGMQSSGKDVSYEIIPKEIEALKHAMGMAEEGTFITALSDVISNAIDLVQDYQTRELMEDDKIL
- a CDS encoding YtxH domain-containing protein, whose translation is MGNKTKGLLALVGLGALAYWKYKNSSPEQQQIVKDKFNNAKDNLNKWGNDIKDRANNVASQVQEKAGEFKNKAEDSVNKAQETVS
- a CDS encoding cyanophycinase, translated to MTKPVGKLIVIGGAVNKGSFAETDFDQNIEKNLNFFERGILRKIINESKNKENSVIEIITTASQIPQIVGSEYKKAFEFLGAKNVNILDIHNREEANSDAIVARANAADVVMFTGGDQLRLTSILGGTRFHDTILLKYQEQDFIYSGTSAGAAAASENMIYQGSSSEALLKGEIKTTQGLGLIDNVIIDTHFVQRGRIGRLFQAVVNNPRTLGIGLGEDTGLFIHNDVMTAVGSGLVILVDGRFIKDTNLTNINLGEPISIDNLTVHVMSMNDHYDLTTKVLTIENSQFNPIPQEK